One window of Candidatus Mycobacterium wuenschmannii genomic DNA carries:
- the guaB gene encoding IMP dehydrogenase → MSSGLSRLEGSGDLLVTSYPRVGGFPEDPVPTGGDDPQKIAMLGLTFDDVLLLPAASDVVPATADTSSQLTKNIRLKVPLVSSAMDTVTESRMAIAMARAGGLGVLHRNLPISEQAGQVETVKRSEAGMVTDPVTCRPDHTLAEVDAMCARFRISGLPVIDDGGQLVGIITNRDMRFEVDQSRPVAEVMTKAPLITAQEGVSADAALGLLRRHKIEKLPIVDGHGRLTGLITVKDFVKTEQHPYATKDSDGRLLVAAAVGVGDDAWVRAMTLADAGADILVVDTAHAHNRLVLDMVRQLKGEVGDRVEIVGGNVATRSGAAALVEAGADAVKVGVGPGSICTTRVVAGVGAPQITAILEAVAVCGPAGVPVIADGGLQYSGDIAKALAAGASTAMLGSLLAGTGEAPGELIFVNGKQYKSYRGMGSLGAMQGRGEAKSYSKDRYFQDDALSEDKLVPEGIEGRVPFRGPLSSVIHQLTGGLRAAMGYTGAETIEQLQRAQFVRITAAGLKESHPHDITMTAEAPNYYAR, encoded by the coding sequence ATGTCATCTGGCTTGTCCCGTCTCGAAGGCAGCGGCGACCTGCTCGTCACCTCCTACCCCCGGGTCGGTGGTTTCCCGGAAGACCCGGTGCCGACCGGCGGTGACGATCCGCAGAAGATCGCGATGCTGGGACTGACCTTCGACGACGTCCTATTGCTGCCTGCTGCCTCCGACGTGGTGCCCGCGACCGCCGACACGTCGAGTCAGCTCACCAAGAACATCCGGCTGAAGGTGCCGCTGGTCAGCTCCGCGATGGACACCGTGACCGAGTCGCGGATGGCAATCGCGATGGCCCGCGCCGGCGGCCTCGGCGTCCTGCATCGCAACCTGCCGATCTCCGAGCAGGCCGGCCAGGTCGAGACCGTGAAGCGCTCCGAAGCCGGCATGGTCACCGACCCGGTCACCTGCAGGCCGGACCACACGCTGGCCGAGGTCGACGCGATGTGCGCCCGCTTCCGCATCTCCGGGCTGCCGGTGATCGACGACGGCGGCCAGCTGGTCGGCATCATCACCAACCGCGACATGCGCTTCGAGGTCGACCAGTCCCGGCCCGTCGCCGAGGTGATGACGAAAGCCCCGCTGATCACCGCCCAGGAGGGGGTCAGCGCGGACGCGGCGCTGGGCCTGCTGCGCCGGCACAAGATCGAGAAGCTGCCGATCGTCGACGGCCACGGCCGGTTGACCGGCCTGATCACCGTCAAGGACTTCGTCAAGACCGAGCAGCACCCGTATGCGACCAAGGACAGTGACGGCCGGCTGCTGGTCGCCGCCGCCGTCGGTGTCGGCGACGACGCCTGGGTGCGGGCGATGACACTCGCCGACGCCGGCGCCGACATCCTCGTGGTCGACACCGCGCACGCCCACAACCGGCTGGTGCTCGACATGGTCCGCCAGCTCAAAGGCGAAGTCGGCGATCGCGTCGAGATCGTCGGCGGTAACGTCGCGACCCGCTCAGGTGCCGCGGCGCTCGTCGAGGCCGGCGCGGACGCCGTCAAGGTCGGTGTCGGACCCGGCTCGATCTGCACCACCCGCGTGGTCGCCGGCGTCGGCGCGCCACAGATCACCGCGATCCTCGAGGCGGTCGCGGTCTGCGGCCCGGCCGGTGTGCCGGTGATCGCCGACGGCGGGCTGCAGTACTCCGGCGACATCGCCAAGGCACTGGCGGCCGGGGCGTCGACCGCGATGCTCGGGTCGCTGCTGGCCGGCACCGGCGAGGCGCCCGGCGAGCTGATCTTCGTCAACGGCAAGCAGTACAAGAGCTACCGCGGCATGGGATCGCTCGGCGCGATGCAGGGCCGCGGCGAGGCCAAGTCGTATTCCAAGGACCGCTACTTCCAGGACGACGCGCTCTCCGAGGACAAGCTGGTGCCGGAGGGCATCGAGGGCCGGGTGCCGTTCCGCGGCCCGCTGTCATCGGTGATCCACCAGCTGACCGGCGGCCTGCGCGCCGCGATGGGTTACACCGGCGCCGAGACCATCGAGCAACTGCAGCGGGCGCAGTTCGTCCGCATCACCGCGGCGGGTTTGAAAGAAAGCCATCCGCACGACATCACGATGACCGCCGAAGCGCCCAATTACTACGCGCGGTGA
- a CDS encoding WhiB family transcriptional regulator, which yields MPQPEQLPGPNADIWDWQLQGLCRGVDSSVFFHPDGERGRARLQRERRAKEMCRSCPVMAQCRTHALDVGEPYGIWGGLSEAERELLLKRDISRARGIRRSA from the coding sequence ATGCCGCAACCGGAGCAACTACCAGGTCCCAATGCCGACATCTGGGATTGGCAATTACAGGGCCTTTGCCGCGGCGTGGATTCGTCCGTCTTCTTCCACCCGGACGGCGAGCGCGGCCGCGCCCGCCTGCAGCGCGAGCGTCGCGCCAAGGAGATGTGCCGCAGCTGCCCGGTGATGGCGCAGTGCCGCACCCACGCCCTCGATGTGGGCGAGCCCTACGGCATCTGGGGCGGCCTGTCGGAGGCCGAGCGCGAACTGCTGCTCAAGCGCGACATCAGCAGGGCGCGCGGCATTCGTCGCAGCGCCTAG
- a CDS encoding DUF5319 domain-containing protein: protein MRDHLPPGLPPDPFADDPCDPSAALDAVEPGQPLDPQERMAVEADLADLAVYEALLAHKGIRGLVVCCDECQQDHYHDWDMLRANLLQLLVDGTVRPHEPAYDPEPDSYVTWDYCRGYADASLNEATSDTEGFHGRR, encoded by the coding sequence GTGCGCGACCACCTCCCGCCCGGGCTGCCGCCTGACCCGTTTGCCGACGACCCGTGCGATCCGTCAGCGGCGTTGGACGCTGTCGAGCCCGGTCAGCCACTGGACCCTCAGGAGCGGATGGCAGTGGAGGCCGATCTGGCCGACCTCGCGGTATACGAGGCCCTGCTGGCGCACAAGGGCATTCGCGGCCTGGTGGTGTGTTGCGACGAATGCCAGCAGGATCACTACCACGACTGGGACATGCTGCGCGCCAACCTGCTTCAGCTGCTGGTCGACGGCACGGTCCGGCCGCACGAGCCGGCCTACGATCCCGAGCCCGACTCCTACGTCACCTGGGATTACTGCCGGGGATACGCCGACGCGTCGCTCAACGAGGCGACCTCGGACACCGAAGGATTCCACGGCCGCCGCTGA
- a CDS encoding sensor domain-containing protein translates to MSRVSPAVALLFAGLVGCTTTVAGHGNPTLPTVAERALPSPAELADSVRQPMLRDSIAQVGGLEALRPDNDAATPADCAVWTHAGNQRSYRGAPLRIAARESWKTPPSVENGVTVTVVVVEMDSAASNLTRYTTTATRWGRCRGVTVNERLSALTFIEQIRSVGDADGMLTAELAVSTADDVMTPSLSRRALTTTAQYVVDVEVFGMLDTPEYDHFDAAAVAHATVDKIGRLTGR, encoded by the coding sequence GTGAGCCGCGTATCGCCAGCCGTCGCGCTGCTGTTCGCCGGGCTGGTCGGGTGTACCACGACCGTTGCCGGCCATGGCAACCCAACGCTGCCGACGGTCGCTGAGCGGGCTCTCCCTAGCCCGGCCGAACTCGCCGACAGCGTGCGACAACCGATGCTGCGCGATTCGATCGCACAGGTAGGCGGGTTGGAGGCGCTCAGGCCGGACAATGACGCCGCGACTCCCGCGGACTGTGCGGTCTGGACTCACGCCGGTAACCAGCGCAGTTACCGGGGTGCACCCCTGCGCATCGCCGCCCGTGAATCCTGGAAGACGCCGCCATCCGTCGAAAATGGTGTCACCGTCACCGTGGTGGTGGTCGAGATGGACTCTGCGGCAAGCAATTTAACCCGATACACCACGACCGCCACCCGCTGGGGCCGCTGCCGCGGCGTCACCGTCAACGAACGACTCAGCGCATTGACGTTCATCGAACAGATCCGCAGCGTGGGCGATGCCGACGGCATGTTGACCGCGGAACTGGCCGTGTCGACCGCCGACGACGTGATGACGCCGAGCCTGAGCCGGCGCGCACTCACCACCACGGCCCAGTATGTCGTCGACGTCGAGGTCTTCGGCATGCTCGATACGCCTGAGTACGACCACTTCGATGCCGCGGCTGTCGCGCACGCCACCGTCGACAAGATCGGCCGGCTCACGGGCCGCTAG
- a CDS encoding dihydrodipicolinate synthase family protein — protein sequence MVNAKDARQWARHSLHGIGDSLYTPFSGRDGDDIDWDAYRTLVRHCVGTLHHPMLWVTSGVAEFWSLTIAERKQLLEVAIDEARGLNPEVIVQACTAAMSAKDCLELTRHAQDVGADIVYIQTPMMELHGGEGVLGFFRYIADRTDIALGMFNSPSSGYVLSAQEGARIVEEIPAVCATKEGSFRPHQSRMLHELAPDLVIWECDTTVYRAGWLRAGIVGPGQLGTTGYLFETAEKRALSQYWDMVWNDKLVEAMDFAKESGLDQFELDMRGWFTRYPGRPDYFTHWGGAFKYAASVLGLPIGSYPESRPPQAKLPEQARTDIRAAYRRFGLISE from the coding sequence ATGGTCAACGCCAAGGACGCTCGTCAGTGGGCGCGCCATTCGCTGCACGGTATCGGGGACTCGCTCTACACCCCGTTCAGCGGCCGCGACGGCGACGACATCGACTGGGACGCTTATCGCACGCTGGTCCGGCACTGTGTGGGCACGCTGCATCACCCGATGCTCTGGGTCACCAGCGGCGTGGCGGAGTTCTGGTCATTGACGATCGCGGAACGAAAGCAGCTGCTGGAAGTGGCGATCGACGAGGCCCGCGGCCTCAACCCGGAGGTCATCGTCCAGGCCTGTACCGCCGCGATGTCGGCGAAGGACTGCCTCGAGTTGACCCGGCATGCGCAGGACGTCGGCGCCGACATCGTCTACATCCAGACACCGATGATGGAATTGCACGGTGGCGAAGGCGTTTTGGGCTTCTTCCGCTATATCGCCGACCGGACCGACATCGCGCTGGGCATGTTCAACTCGCCCAGCTCTGGTTACGTGCTCTCGGCGCAGGAAGGCGCCCGGATCGTCGAGGAGATTCCCGCGGTGTGCGCAACCAAGGAGGGATCGTTTCGGCCGCACCAGAGTCGCATGCTGCACGAGCTCGCGCCGGATCTGGTGATCTGGGAGTGCGATACGACGGTGTACCGGGCCGGGTGGCTGCGAGCCGGCATCGTCGGACCCGGGCAACTCGGCACCACCGGCTACCTCTTCGAGACCGCGGAAAAGCGTGCGCTGTCGCAATACTGGGACATGGTGTGGAACGACAAGCTGGTCGAGGCGATGGACTTCGCCAAAGAGTCCGGTCTCGACCAATTCGAGCTCGACATGCGCGGCTGGTTCACCCGGTACCCCGGCCGGCCGGACTACTTCACCCACTGGGGCGGGGCGTTCAAGTATGCGGCGTCGGTGCTGGGGTTGCCGATCGGGTCGTATCCGGAATCCCGCCCGCCGCAAGCGAAGCTGCCCGAGCAGGCGCGCACCGACATCCGGGCGGCCTACCGCCGGTTCGGGCTCATCAGCGAATAA
- a CDS encoding CaiB/BaiF CoA transferase family protein, protein MTDAKPLSGIRVLEVAAWTFVPAAGAVLAEWGADVIKVEPREGGDPQRGLVTMGLIPGGPTAVNYMIEMPNRGKKSIGIDLTTPGGQEVVHELAKSSDVFLTSYLPSRRKHFGIEIDQIRAANPDIIYVRGSGYGPEGPDADRPGYDGVSFWSRGGIADALTRELPEPVMQTPAFGDLMGGLTIAGGIAAALFKRKATGETSIVDVSLLGLAAWAMTPQVTAANLYGGDPIPTFTHREMPNPLVGNYKTKDDRYITLMMLQGDKFYPEFMTVIGRTDLITDERFADGHSRFMNRGELIDIMDEEFGSKTLDQWRDILKPLTGAWGVLQKSSELHEDPAVIANGYIPEVTAMNGKPYILPTNPVQFNGQHVQPTGAPEHGQHTEEILLDAGVDWDKIEQYKQDGSIL, encoded by the coding sequence ATGACAGACGCCAAACCGCTCAGCGGCATCCGGGTGCTGGAAGTCGCGGCCTGGACGTTCGTCCCGGCAGCCGGCGCGGTGCTGGCCGAGTGGGGCGCCGACGTGATCAAGGTCGAGCCGCGTGAAGGCGGCGATCCGCAACGTGGTCTGGTCACCATGGGACTCATCCCCGGCGGTCCGACCGCCGTCAACTACATGATCGAAATGCCCAACCGTGGAAAGAAATCCATCGGTATCGACCTCACCACGCCTGGTGGTCAGGAGGTCGTCCACGAACTGGCCAAGAGCAGCGACGTTTTCCTCACCAGTTATCTGCCCAGCCGCCGCAAGCACTTCGGCATCGAGATCGATCAGATTCGCGCCGCCAACCCCGACATCATCTATGTCCGCGGATCCGGTTACGGCCCTGAGGGTCCCGATGCCGACCGGCCCGGGTACGACGGCGTCTCCTTCTGGTCGCGCGGCGGGATCGCCGACGCGCTCACTCGCGAACTGCCGGAGCCCGTCATGCAGACCCCGGCCTTCGGTGACCTGATGGGCGGGCTGACCATCGCCGGCGGAATCGCCGCGGCGTTGTTCAAGCGCAAGGCCACCGGTGAGACCTCGATCGTGGACGTCTCACTGCTCGGCCTCGCGGCGTGGGCAATGACGCCGCAGGTGACCGCCGCGAATCTGTATGGCGGCGACCCGATTCCGACGTTCACCCACCGTGAGATGCCCAACCCGCTGGTCGGCAACTACAAGACCAAGGACGACCGCTACATCACGCTGATGATGCTGCAGGGCGACAAGTTCTACCCCGAGTTCATGACGGTCATCGGCCGTACCGACTTGATCACCGACGAGCGCTTCGCCGACGGGCATTCGCGCTTCATGAATCGCGGTGAGCTGATCGACATCATGGACGAGGAGTTCGGCTCCAAGACACTCGACCAGTGGCGCGACATCCTCAAGCCGCTGACGGGCGCCTGGGGTGTGTTGCAGAAGAGCAGCGAGCTACATGAAGACCCAGCCGTGATCGCCAACGGCTACATCCCCGAGGTGACGGCGATGAACGGCAAGCCTTACATCCTGCCGACCAACCCGGTGCAGTTCAACGGCCAGCACGTGCAGCCGACCGGCGCACCCGAGCATGGTCAGCACACCGAGGAGATCCTTCTCGATGCCGGGGTCGACTGGGACAAGATCGAGCAGTACAAGCAGGACGGGTCGATTCTGTAG
- a CDS encoding GuaB3 family IMP dehydrogenase-related protein translates to MVEIGMGRTARRTYELDDINIVPSRRTRSSQDVTTAWQLDAYRFEIPIVAHPSDALVSTEFAIELGRRGGLGVLNGEGLIGRHADVEAKIAQVIEAASKEPEPSAAIRLLQQFHAAPLDPDLLGAAVARIREAGVTTAVRVSPQNAEALTPALLAAGIDLLVIQGTIVSAERVDSHGQPLNLKTFISELDVPVVAGGVIDHRSALHLMRTGAAGVIVGYGSTRGVTTSDEVLGISVPMATAIADAAAARREYLDETGGRYVHVLADGDIHTSGDLAKAIACGADAVVLGTPLAEAAEAQGEGWYWPSAAAHPSLPRGALLQIAVGERLPLDQVLNGPSDDPFGSLNLVGGLRRSMAKSGYCDLKEFQKVGLTVGS, encoded by the coding sequence ATGGTTGAGATCGGCATGGGCCGAACCGCCCGGCGCACTTACGAACTCGACGACATCAACATCGTCCCGTCGCGACGCACCCGCTCATCGCAGGACGTCACGACGGCCTGGCAGCTCGACGCCTACCGGTTCGAGATTCCGATCGTGGCCCACCCGAGCGACGCGTTGGTGTCGACCGAGTTCGCCATCGAACTCGGTCGTCGAGGCGGCTTGGGCGTGCTCAACGGCGAGGGGCTGATCGGCCGGCACGCCGATGTCGAAGCCAAGATCGCTCAGGTCATCGAGGCGGCGTCCAAAGAGCCCGAGCCGTCGGCGGCGATCCGGCTGCTGCAACAGTTCCACGCCGCGCCGCTGGACCCCGACCTGCTGGGTGCCGCGGTGGCCCGCATCCGCGAGGCCGGCGTCACCACCGCGGTCCGGGTGAGCCCGCAGAACGCCGAGGCGCTCACACCGGCGCTGCTGGCGGCCGGCATCGACCTGCTGGTCATCCAGGGCACCATCGTCTCCGCCGAACGGGTCGACAGTCACGGCCAGCCGCTCAATCTCAAGACCTTCATCTCCGAACTCGACGTCCCGGTGGTGGCCGGCGGCGTGATCGACCACCGCAGTGCGCTGCACCTGATGCGCACCGGCGCCGCGGGCGTCATCGTCGGCTACGGCTCGACCAGGGGAGTGACCACCAGCGACGAGGTCCTCGGGATCAGCGTGCCGATGGCCACCGCGATCGCCGACGCCGCCGCGGCCCGTCGCGAGTACCTCGACGAGACCGGCGGCCGCTACGTGCACGTGCTCGCCGACGGCGACATCCACACCTCCGGCGATCTCGCGAAGGCCATCGCCTGCGGCGCCGACGCGGTGGTGCTGGGCACGCCGCTGGCCGAGGCCGCCGAGGCGCAGGGCGAGGGTTGGTACTGGCCGTCCGCGGCCGCGCACCCGTCGCTGCCGCGCGGGGCCCTGCTGCAGATCGCGGTCGGCGAGCGGCTGCCCCTGGACCAGGTGCTCAACGGGCCGTCCGACGACCCGTTCGGCTCGCTCAACCTCGTCGGCGGTCTGCGCCGTTCGATGGCCAAGTCGGGCTACTGCGACTTGAAGGAATTCCAGAAGGTCGGGCTGACGGTCGGGAGCTAG
- a CDS encoding SDR family oxidoreductase: MAEPHSVVVTGASRGLGLATAARLYREGWRVVAAMRTPDAGMAQLRQLTGAGADDDRLIGVQLDLTDQASVTAAAKAIIEAVGAPFAIVHNAGISAAGMVEETDMALWQRLFATSVLGPVALTQALLPSMRATGHGRIVLVSSAAGVRGQPATAPYSAAKGALERWGESMAVEIAPFGLGVTVLVAGTYDTEIITDAGTTDDRDFAGPYARLHNTMNSRGRAAMKLARPPEKFADGVLKALGDTGSFRRRGVGPDASMLLVSNRILPAIGMHHMSRVVLGIPKQGSMRDGAWPLTTAQKAMVFATKVIPQPVMQRLVALAAKRNKGNEE; this comes from the coding sequence ATGGCTGAGCCACACAGCGTCGTCGTCACCGGCGCATCCCGGGGACTCGGCCTCGCGACGGCCGCGCGGCTGTACCGCGAGGGGTGGCGCGTGGTGGCCGCGATGCGTACCCCCGACGCCGGGATGGCGCAACTGCGCCAGCTGACTGGTGCCGGCGCCGACGACGACCGGCTGATCGGGGTCCAACTCGATCTGACGGACCAGGCCTCGGTCACGGCCGCCGCGAAGGCGATCATCGAGGCGGTCGGTGCGCCGTTCGCGATCGTGCACAACGCCGGCATCTCCGCCGCCGGAATGGTCGAGGAGACCGATATGGCGTTGTGGCAGCGGCTGTTTGCGACCAGCGTGCTGGGCCCCGTCGCACTGACCCAGGCGCTGCTGCCGTCGATGCGGGCCACCGGTCACGGCCGCATCGTGCTGGTGTCCAGCGCGGCCGGAGTGCGCGGTCAGCCCGCCACCGCGCCGTACTCCGCGGCCAAGGGCGCGCTGGAGCGCTGGGGTGAGTCGATGGCCGTCGAGATCGCGCCGTTCGGCCTGGGCGTCACCGTGCTCGTGGCCGGCACGTACGACACCGAGATCATCACCGACGCGGGCACCACCGACGATCGCGATTTCGCCGGCCCTTACGCGCGACTGCACAACACCATGAACAGTCGCGGACGGGCCGCGATGAAGCTGGCCCGGCCGCCGGAGAAGTTTGCCGACGGCGTGCTCAAGGCCCTCGGCGACACTGGGTCGTTCCGTCGCCGCGGCGTGGGACCCGATGCGTCGATGTTGTTGGTATCCAACCGAATTCTGCCGGCGATCGGCATGCACCACATGTCGCGGGTGGTGCTCGGCATCCCCAAACAGGGTTCGATGCGCGACGGCGCCTGGCCGCTCACTACAGCTCAGAAGGCCATGGTGTTCGCGACGAAAGTCATCCCGCAGCCGGTGATGCAGCGCCTGGTGGCGTTGGCGGCCAAGCGGAACAAGGGAAATGAGGAGTAG
- a CDS encoding IS481 family transposase, which yields MSHANARLTVHGRALLVDRIIGGRRPVAHVAAELGVSRQCAHRWVRRFRELGSAGLADRSSRPQRCPRRTAPEIEAQVIALRLRERRGQDWIGAELGVSPRTVSTILRRHQVPYLRDCDPLTGTPIRASKTTAVRYERARPGELIHMDVKKIGRIPAGGGWKANGRAAGDTYAHKVAGTGFDYVHSAVDDHSRLAYSEILADEKGQTCAAFLTRAATYFAAYGVTSIERVITDNHFSYRRSAAVADVIASLNATHKFIRPHCPWQNGKVERFNRTLQTEWAYRQIFTTNDARSAALAPWLDHYNNQRRHTALGGQPPISRLTTTS from the coding sequence GTGTCCCACGCTAATGCCCGTTTGACCGTTCACGGCCGCGCTTTGCTCGTCGATCGAATCATCGGTGGTCGACGACCGGTTGCCCATGTCGCGGCCGAACTGGGTGTTTCACGACAGTGCGCGCATCGCTGGGTGCGGCGTTTCCGCGAGCTCGGATCGGCGGGTTTGGCGGATCGATCGTCACGGCCGCAGCGGTGCCCGCGCCGTACGGCACCCGAGATCGAAGCTCAGGTGATCGCCCTGCGTCTGCGCGAGCGCCGCGGCCAAGACTGGATCGGGGCCGAGCTTGGAGTCTCGCCGCGCACCGTCAGTACGATCCTGCGACGCCACCAGGTGCCGTATCTGCGTGACTGTGATCCGCTCACCGGCACACCAATCCGCGCATCGAAAACCACCGCGGTCCGCTATGAACGAGCACGACCTGGCGAGCTAATCCATATGGACGTCAAAAAGATTGGCCGCATCCCGGCCGGCGGTGGATGGAAGGCCAACGGCCGGGCTGCCGGAGATACCTACGCCCACAAGGTCGCCGGCACCGGATTCGATTACGTGCACTCAGCTGTCGATGACCACTCCCGTTTGGCGTATTCCGAGATCCTTGCTGACGAGAAAGGCCAAACGTGCGCGGCGTTTCTCACCCGGGCCGCCACGTATTTCGCGGCGTACGGCGTCACCAGCATCGAGCGCGTCATCACCGACAACCACTTCAGTTACCGGCGATCAGCCGCCGTGGCCGACGTGATCGCCTCGCTCAATGCCACGCACAAATTCATCCGTCCGCATTGCCCTTGGCAGAACGGCAAAGTCGAGCGCTTCAACCGAACCCTGCAAACCGAATGGGCCTACCGCCAGATCTTCACCACCAATGACGCCCGCAGCGCAGCCCTTGCCCCCTGGCTTGACCACTACAACAATCAACGACGCCACACAGCACTCGGAGGCCAACCCCCGATCAGCCGACTGACAACAACGTCTTAG
- a CDS encoding cytochrome P450 — MEQLFDDLEDFGAFDDAISGDVRDPYTELARLRREEPVQRLDTSGALPHEESLPMFIVYRHEDVQQMLRDNETFSSAAVIAAFGPVLGEGVMLGMDEPRHGRLRSLVSKAFSQKALAKWQDELVGRVANGLIDNFAANGKADLVKEFTFDYPSQIIAGLLGLPEQDYPQFQRWSISLLSWLMNPERGLAASAALCEYFEPILEARRAEPKDDLISALGAAEIDGEKLTNEEIFSFLRLLLPAGVETTYRSLGSLLLGLLSNPEQLEAIRADRSLIPQAIEEGVRWEPPLLTITRVATKDTVLGGVDIPAGCTVMPMLGAANRQDDRYEDPDTFDIFRQAKANLGWGHGVHVCLGMHLARLEMRTAINLLLDRLPNLRLDPDADDPHVRGQVFRSPTAVPVLFDPQ, encoded by the coding sequence ATGGAACAGCTTTTCGACGACCTCGAAGACTTCGGGGCGTTCGACGACGCGATCTCCGGCGATGTGCGCGACCCGTACACCGAATTGGCGCGGTTGCGCCGCGAGGAGCCCGTGCAACGGCTCGACACCTCGGGCGCTCTGCCGCACGAGGAGTCGCTGCCGATGTTCATCGTGTACCGCCACGAGGACGTCCAACAGATGTTGCGTGACAACGAGACGTTCTCCTCGGCGGCGGTCATCGCGGCGTTCGGGCCCGTGCTCGGCGAGGGCGTGATGCTCGGCATGGACGAGCCCCGGCACGGCCGGTTGCGCTCACTGGTGTCGAAAGCGTTCTCGCAGAAGGCGTTGGCGAAGTGGCAGGACGAGCTGGTCGGCCGGGTGGCCAACGGGCTGATCGACAACTTCGCGGCCAACGGCAAGGCCGACCTGGTCAAGGAATTCACCTTCGACTACCCGAGCCAGATCATCGCCGGCCTGCTCGGCCTGCCGGAGCAGGACTACCCGCAGTTCCAGCGCTGGTCCATCTCCCTGCTGAGCTGGCTGATGAACCCCGAGCGCGGACTGGCCGCCTCGGCCGCCCTGTGCGAGTACTTCGAGCCGATCCTGGAGGCCCGCCGCGCCGAGCCCAAGGACGATCTGATCAGCGCGCTGGGCGCCGCCGAGATCGACGGCGAGAAGCTGACCAACGAGGAGATCTTCTCGTTCCTGCGGCTGCTGCTGCCCGCCGGGGTGGAGACGACCTACCGCTCGCTGGGCAGCCTGCTGCTCGGGTTGTTGTCTAACCCGGAGCAACTCGAGGCCATCCGCGCGGACCGCTCGCTGATCCCGCAGGCGATCGAGGAGGGCGTGCGCTGGGAGCCGCCACTGCTGACCATTACCCGGGTCGCGACCAAGGACACCGTGCTCGGCGGGGTTGACATCCCGGCCGGCTGCACGGTGATGCCGATGCTGGGTGCGGCCAACCGCCAGGACGACCGATACGAAGACCCCGACACTTTCGACATCTTCCGTCAGGCCAAGGCCAACCTGGGCTGGGGGCATGGCGTCCACGTCTGTCTCGGCATGCATCTGGCCCGGCTGGAGATGCGCACGGCGATCAACCTGCTGCTCGACCGGCTGCCCAACCTGCGGCTGGATCCGGACGCCGACGACCCGCACGTTCGTGGGCAGGTGTTCCGGTCGCCGACCGCGGTGCCGGTGCTCTTCGATCCGCAGTAG